One Cohnella candidum genomic region harbors:
- a CDS encoding ABC transporter substrate-binding protein, translating into MSRNTNRKKKWFWLAGVLVLALTAAACGKSNDGASESAASGKTQTLDELLPAAQKEGQVVSVGMPDTWANWKDTWNQLNSKYQVKHTDTDMSSAEEIAKFDAEKNKPTADIGDVGIAFGPLAVQKGVTQPYKTQYWDEVPDWAKDKDGNWMVAYTGSISFFCNKDLVQECPKSWADLENAGGKYKVSVGDVLKAAQAQHAVLAAALAHGGDEGNIQPGIDYFKGLAEKDVISKVDVSPANIQKGEIAVALLWDFNALGYRDQFGKDKYEVNIPSEGSVISGYATIINKWAPHPNAAKLARAYIFSDEGQINLAKGYARPIRTSVKLPADVEAKLIPQDQYKNAKPIKDFKVWENTVKGLSAKWQEEVQVKIK; encoded by the coding sequence ATGTCTAGGAACACGAACAGAAAAAAGAAATGGTTTTGGCTCGCGGGGGTGCTCGTTCTCGCGCTCACGGCCGCCGCATGCGGCAAATCGAACGACGGGGCAAGCGAATCCGCCGCGTCCGGCAAGACGCAGACGCTCGATGAGCTGCTGCCTGCCGCCCAGAAGGAAGGGCAAGTCGTCAGCGTCGGGATGCCGGATACTTGGGCCAACTGGAAGGATACGTGGAACCAGTTGAACTCCAAGTACCAAGTGAAGCATACCGACACCGACATGAGCAGCGCGGAAGAAATCGCCAAATTCGACGCGGAGAAGAACAAGCCGACCGCCGACATCGGCGACGTCGGGATCGCTTTCGGTCCGCTGGCCGTCCAGAAAGGCGTCACTCAGCCGTACAAGACGCAGTATTGGGACGAAGTGCCGGATTGGGCCAAGGACAAGGACGGCAACTGGATGGTCGCCTACACGGGCAGCATTAGCTTCTTCTGCAACAAGGACCTCGTGCAAGAGTGCCCGAAAAGCTGGGCCGACCTGGAGAACGCCGGAGGCAAATACAAGGTTTCCGTTGGCGACGTGCTGAAAGCGGCGCAAGCGCAGCATGCCGTCCTGGCCGCGGCTCTGGCGCACGGCGGAGACGAAGGCAACATCCAGCCGGGCATCGACTACTTCAAGGGTCTGGCGGAGAAAGACGTCATCAGCAAGGTGGACGTGTCGCCGGCCAATATCCAGAAGGGCGAGATCGCGGTCGCGCTGCTGTGGGACTTCAACGCGCTCGGTTACCGCGACCAATTCGGCAAAGACAAATACGAAGTCAACATTCCGTCCGAAGGCAGCGTCATCAGCGGCTATGCCACGATCATCAACAAATGGGCGCCGCATCCGAACGCCGCGAAGCTGGCGAGAGCCTATATCTTCAGCGACGAAGGCCAAATCAACCTGGCCAAAGGCTATGCCCGCCCGATCCGTACGAGCGTGAAGCTGCCGGCGGACGTCGAAGCGAAACTCATCCCGCAGGACCAATACAAAAACGCCAAGCCGATCAAAGACTTCAAAGTATGGGAGAACACCGTAAAGGGGCTTAGTGCCAAATGGCAGGAAGAAGTCCAAGTCAAAATCAAGTAA
- a CDS encoding MFS transporter, whose product MARLLFLGSFAYLLVGFAQLVIGTVMEPMVHDYGVHYGDGGQMVMNQFLGGMTGVLCTPWLIKVLGRKGLLLTALALIAIIQTVYFLQPPWAVMLTVAPITGFGFGITEATVGSIVIVAAGENANKAMSGIEVFFGAGALLMPFIGSLLIATGQWKASFIVVAVIAVAAFLSWLLFWPKILDKSSGTDAETAVHQKTSGSAGRGARLTLAVCILFFAVYVGFEMSFIHYLPSMMVANNGLSDSTASLSISVFWLAMTIGRMVAGHAADRFGGAAYLVAMCGFNAVFFLLMTGLDGVVSTFALTVLAGLAMSGMFSIALVFANRAVPGVTERTTSLLMAAGGIGGALLPKLTGWFLDRFHEDQTRWLFAAFGIVLLLVMLWAVASASKSRRKEIVVSSNM is encoded by the coding sequence ATGGCCCGGCTTCTCTTCTTGGGCAGTTTCGCGTATCTGCTGGTCGGGTTCGCGCAGTTGGTCATCGGCACGGTCATGGAGCCGATGGTCCACGATTACGGCGTCCATTACGGGGACGGCGGACAGATGGTCATGAACCAGTTTCTCGGCGGCATGACCGGCGTATTGTGCACGCCATGGCTCATCAAAGTGCTCGGACGTAAAGGGCTGCTGCTGACAGCCTTGGCATTAATCGCAATTATCCAAACGGTATATTTTCTGCAGCCGCCTTGGGCGGTCATGCTGACGGTGGCGCCGATCACGGGCTTCGGATTCGGCATTACCGAAGCGACCGTCGGCTCCATCGTCATCGTAGCGGCGGGGGAGAACGCGAATAAGGCCATGAGCGGCATCGAAGTGTTTTTCGGCGCGGGGGCGCTGCTTATGCCGTTCATCGGGTCTTTGCTCATCGCAACGGGCCAGTGGAAAGCGTCGTTCATCGTGGTCGCCGTCATCGCGGTTGCCGCGTTCCTGTCATGGCTCCTATTCTGGCCGAAAATCTTGGATAAGTCGAGCGGGACCGACGCTGAAACTGCCGTACACCAGAAGACTTCCGGCTCGGCGGGCAGAGGGGCGCGCTTGACGCTGGCGGTGTGCATCCTGTTCTTCGCGGTGTACGTCGGCTTCGAAATGAGCTTCATCCACTACCTGCCGTCCATGATGGTCGCGAACAACGGGCTGTCCGATTCGACCGCTTCGCTGTCGATCAGCGTGTTCTGGCTGGCCATGACGATCGGCCGGATGGTGGCGGGTCACGCCGCGGACCGTTTCGGCGGCGCGGCTTATTTGGTGGCGATGTGCGGCTTCAACGCCGTTTTCTTCCTGCTCATGACGGGCCTGGACGGCGTCGTGTCCACCTTCGCGCTGACGGTGTTGGCGGGCTTGGCGATGTCCGGGATGTTCTCGATCGCGCTCGTGTTCGCGAATCGCGCGGTACCGGGCGTTACGGAACGGACGACCAGCCTGTTGATGGCGGCCGGGGGCATCGGGGGCGCGCTCTTGCCGAAGCTGACGGGATGGTTTCTCGACCGCTTCCACGAGGACCAGACGCGCTGGCTGTTCGCGGCATTCGGCATCGTGCTGCTGCTCGTGATGCTGTGGGCCGTGGCCTCGGCGTCCAAGAGCCGTCGGAAGGAAATCGTCGTTTCGTCGAATATGTGA
- a CDS encoding 4a-hydroxytetrahydrobiopterin dehydratase, producing the protein MAKEPLLNESELQEGLRSLEGWAVEEGKLTKKYLFPTFADAIGFVNKVADIAEEMNHHPFISVDFRRVTLRLTTWHSGGITGLDIASASAYDG; encoded by the coding sequence ATGGCCAAAGAACCGCTTCTGAATGAATCCGAACTGCAGGAAGGCTTGCGTAGCTTGGAAGGATGGGCCGTAGAGGAAGGCAAGCTGACGAAGAAGTACCTGTTCCCGACGTTCGCGGACGCGATCGGTTTCGTGAACAAGGTCGCTGACATTGCCGAAGAGATGAACCATCATCCCTTTATCTCCGTCGACTTCCGCCGGGTCACGCTGCGGCTGACGACTTGGCACTCCGGCGGCATCACGGGGCTGGACATCGCATCGGCCAGCGCTTATGATGGCTAG
- a CDS encoding GNAT family N-acetyltransferase: MNFQLRPMTEEDARQLCEWRYPAPYDRYGWPSWEQMVRDGREFADPEIRASQYVSAIRESGEMAAYVQFFPLDRAVRIGLGLRPDLCGAGLGLGLVRSAVQEAKRRYPDHEIDLEVETWNRRAIKTYERAGFAVEDEYDRPSPNGIVRVLCMVWLPARTDGNGAQA, translated from the coding sequence ATGAATTTTCAACTTCGTCCGATGACCGAAGAGGATGCCCGCCAGCTGTGCGAATGGCGATACCCGGCCCCCTACGACCGTTACGGCTGGCCTTCCTGGGAGCAGATGGTCCGGGACGGACGGGAATTCGCGGACCCTGAAATCCGCGCTTCGCAGTATGTGTCCGCCATACGGGAATCCGGCGAGATGGCCGCTTACGTGCAGTTCTTCCCCCTTGACCGGGCAGTCCGGATCGGGCTCGGCCTGCGCCCGGATCTGTGCGGCGCCGGCTTAGGCCTAGGGCTTGTCCGGTCAGCCGTCCAAGAGGCCAAACGCAGATACCCGGACCATGAAATCGACCTCGAGGTCGAGACGTGGAACCGGCGCGCGATCAAAACCTACGAGAGAGCGGGCTTCGCCGTGGAGGACGAATACGATCGCCCTTCTCCGAACGGCATCGTACGCGTACTATGCATGGTATGGCTGCCGGCGCGAACGGACGGCAATGGCGCCCAGGCATAA
- a CDS encoding DUF4430 domain-containing protein: MLSLSWRRAAVTAMLAAAILTAAACGTAEKPQPNEASSASAAASPPAGQVSPTQPASPPASPAASSTEPSTEPSAVPQPKATTESPPATTPSIRERVDDPPASASSPAAPSPSTPAKPAEPSPPAKDAGKETAQTVTISVVGNAEWGSVLDPQQVKLQKNDTVADLLIRTLKAHKLAYDTSGSGAMFYVAGIDGLFEFDDGPTSGWKYKVNGKVLDVGAGSYKPKPGDRVEWFYTSSDKQAEESKEQAP; this comes from the coding sequence GCGGCCATTCTGACGGCTGCGGCTTGCGGAACGGCCGAAAAGCCGCAGCCGAACGAGGCGTCGTCCGCGTCTGCGGCAGCGAGCCCGCCGGCCGGGCAAGTGTCGCCCACGCAACCGGCCTCGCCGCCGGCGTCGCCAGCGGCTTCGTCGACGGAGCCGTCAACGGAGCCGTCCGCTGTGCCGCAGCCAAAGGCCACGACCGAGTCTCCGCCGGCAACCACGCCGTCCATCCGCGAACGGGTGGACGATCCTCCGGCCTCCGCGTCGTCTCCGGCTGCTCCTTCCCCCTCCACGCCTGCGAAGCCGGCAGAACCTTCTCCTCCCGCGAAAGACGCGGGGAAGGAAACCGCCCAGACGGTCACGATCTCCGTCGTCGGAAACGCCGAGTGGGGCAGCGTACTGGATCCGCAGCAGGTCAAGCTGCAGAAGAACGACACGGTGGCCGACCTGCTAATCCGGACGCTCAAAGCGCATAAGCTGGCTTACGATACGAGCGGCAGCGGCGCGATGTTCTACGTGGCCGGAATCGACGGGCTGTTCGAATTCGACGACGGTCCGACGAGCGGATGGAAATACAAGGTGAACGGAAAAGTTCTCGACGTGGGAGCCGGTTCCTATAAGCCTAAACCGGGCGACCGGGTGGAATGGTTCTATACCTCAAGCGACAAACAGGCCGAGGAAAGCAAGGAGCAGGCGCCATGA
- a CDS encoding ABC transporter ATP-binding protein — protein sequence MAIIELRDVTFHYPDASETALTGLSASIAEGEFVVLAGPSGSGKSTLLRLLKREVSPGGRLSGRILLDGRGVESWPAREAASAVGLVMQHPENQLVVDTVEHELAFGMENFGLDRGAMRRRMAEMAGFFGLEPLLHRRTDELSGGQKQLVNLAAVLMLQPRVLLLDEPLSQLDPLAARELLGMIKRLNDEWGITVIMSEHRIDDLLPVADRVIRLDKGAAAFDGTPRAFASEAWRRQDPSWIEALPAVTRWGLERNAAAGQEAEPPLSVKEARRLVSAEAGTTAGSPQAAAKENGPPLLRADGLFFAYDKKAPAVMRGLAWSIRRGDRVALFGGNGSGKSTLLRLLAGMLRPQRGDVRLEGTKLEKIPSASRYSRIGYLAQNPLLHFAHDTLEEDLTYAANRAQASDPAAEVRRMADRLGLRELLHRHPHDLSGGERQLGALGLALLGRPELLLLDEPTKGVDALAKSRLIGHLEEAHRDGVTLVMATHDVEFAAGYANRCSLLFQGEIVADDEPEAFFRGNLFYATPLHRLIQGREPRPAQEGAAFR from the coding sequence GTGGCGATTATTGAACTCCGGGACGTAACGTTCCACTATCCGGACGCAAGCGAGACGGCCTTGACCGGCCTGTCGGCTTCGATCGCCGAAGGCGAATTCGTCGTGCTCGCGGGACCCTCCGGCAGCGGGAAATCGACGCTGCTCCGGCTGCTGAAGCGGGAAGTGTCGCCCGGCGGCCGGTTATCCGGCCGGATACTGCTGGATGGACGCGGCGTCGAGTCTTGGCCGGCTCGTGAAGCCGCTTCTGCGGTCGGGCTCGTCATGCAGCACCCGGAAAACCAACTCGTGGTGGACACGGTCGAACATGAGCTGGCATTCGGCATGGAGAATTTCGGATTAGACCGCGGGGCGATGCGGCGGCGGATGGCGGAGATGGCCGGATTTTTCGGCCTGGAGCCGCTGCTTCACCGCCGCACCGACGAGCTGTCCGGCGGCCAGAAGCAACTGGTGAACCTGGCGGCGGTATTGATGCTGCAGCCTCGCGTGCTTCTGCTCGACGAACCGCTCTCGCAGCTGGATCCGCTGGCGGCGAGGGAGCTGCTCGGCATGATCAAGCGGCTAAACGACGAATGGGGCATCACCGTGATCATGAGCGAGCATCGCATCGACGATCTGCTCCCCGTCGCCGACCGCGTGATCCGGCTCGACAAGGGAGCTGCCGCGTTCGACGGAACGCCGCGAGCTTTCGCATCCGAGGCGTGGCGGCGCCAAGATCCTTCCTGGATCGAGGCGCTGCCTGCGGTGACGAGATGGGGGCTGGAGCGGAACGCCGCCGCAGGCCAAGAGGCGGAGCCGCCACTTTCCGTGAAGGAGGCGAGAAGGCTCGTTTCCGCGGAAGCCGGCACGACGGCCGGATCGCCGCAAGCGGCGGCCAAGGAGAACGGGCCGCCGCTGCTGCGCGCGGACGGCTTGTTCTTCGCCTACGACAAGAAAGCTCCGGCTGTCATGCGAGGCCTGGCTTGGAGCATCCGTCGAGGCGACCGTGTTGCCTTGTTCGGCGGCAACGGAAGCGGGAAGTCGACGCTGCTCCGGCTTCTGGCCGGCATGCTGCGGCCGCAGCGCGGAGACGTACGGCTCGAGGGGACGAAGCTGGAGAAAATTCCGTCCGCTTCCCGTTACTCGCGCATCGGTTACTTGGCGCAAAACCCGCTGCTCCATTTCGCTCACGATACCCTGGAAGAAGATCTAACGTACGCGGCCAACAGGGCCCAAGCGTCCGATCCGGCTGCCGAGGTCCGGCGGATGGCGGACCGGCTGGGCCTGCGGGAGCTGCTTCACCGCCATCCGCACGACTTGAGCGGAGGGGAACGGCAGCTCGGCGCACTGGGCCTGGCGCTGCTCGGCCGTCCGGAGCTGCTGCTGCTCGACGAGCCGACCAAAGGCGTCGACGCGCTGGCCAAGAGCCGGCTGATCGGCCACTTGGAAGAAGCCCACCGCGACGGCGTCACTCTCGTGATGGCGACGCATGACGTCGAATTCGCCGCCGGGTACGCCAATCGATGCTCGCTGCTCTTCCAAGGGGAAATCGTCGCGGATGACGAGCCCGAGGCGTTTTTCCGGGGAAACCTGTTTTACGCCACGCCTCTTCACCGCTTGATTCAAGGACGCGAGCCCCGGCCCGCCCAAGAGGGGGCGGCATTCCGATGA
- a CDS encoding ECF transporter S component, with the protein MNGIRKLVSPKLLVIPVAIIYLVLAYISLSRGNSLLIGIVLVLLSMAPFLWRFERRERQARELVLIAVMAAVATVSRIPFAALLPGFTPVTFIVILSGVVFGAEAGWMVGAVTGLVSNFFLGQGPWTPWQMFAWGMAGFTAGLFAHRSPSRRKRLPLILFGAAWGFLYGWILNVTVALDVGVREQSWASVLGVYALGLPFETIHAAANVFFLAAFAPSWIKLLERYRRKYGALHRIDAGSDAGKEEPAYGQRTASE; encoded by the coding sequence ATGAACGGCATCCGCAAACTCGTGAGTCCGAAGCTGCTCGTGATCCCTGTCGCGATCATATACTTGGTATTAGCCTATATTTCGCTCTCGCGCGGCAATTCGCTGCTGATCGGCATCGTGCTCGTGCTGCTGTCGATGGCTCCGTTCCTGTGGCGCTTCGAACGCCGCGAACGGCAAGCCCGGGAGCTTGTCCTGATCGCCGTGATGGCCGCGGTCGCTACCGTGAGCCGGATTCCGTTCGCCGCGCTGCTGCCGGGCTTCACCCCGGTGACGTTCATCGTCATCCTGTCTGGCGTCGTGTTCGGAGCGGAAGCGGGGTGGATGGTCGGGGCGGTCACCGGCCTCGTCTCGAATTTCTTTCTCGGGCAAGGCCCCTGGACGCCATGGCAGATGTTCGCCTGGGGGATGGCCGGTTTCACCGCCGGGCTGTTCGCCCATCGCAGCCCTTCGCGCCGCAAACGGCTTCCGCTCATCCTGTTCGGCGCCGCATGGGGCTTTCTGTACGGCTGGATCCTGAACGTGACGGTGGCGCTCGACGTCGGCGTCCGGGAGCAGTCCTGGGCTTCCGTGCTCGGCGTCTATGCGCTGGGGCTGCCGTTCGAAACGATACACGCCGCCGCCAACGTCTTTTTCCTCGCCGCTTTCGCCCCTTCCTGGATCAAGCTGCTCGAGCGTTACCGCCGCAAATACGGCGCGCTTCACCGAATCGATGCCGGTTCTGACGCCGGCAAGGAGGAACCCGCGTATGGCCAAAGAACCGCTTCTGAATGA
- a CDS encoding DUF378 domain-containing protein, which produces MKTLNVISLILVILGGLNWLSVGLFEYDVVSELFGGSTEVGSKIVYIVVGVAAIWALSFFTKVTRDD; this is translated from the coding sequence ATGAAGACGTTGAACGTGATCAGCCTGATCCTCGTCATTCTCGGCGGGCTCAACTGGCTGTCGGTCGGACTCTTCGAGTACGACGTCGTCAGCGAGTTGTTCGGCGGATCCACGGAAGTCGGCTCCAAAATCGTCTATATCGTCGTTGGCGTAGCGGCGATTTGGGCCCTGTCGTTCTTTACGAAGGTGACACGAGACGATTAA
- a CDS encoding energy-coupling factor transporter transmembrane component T family protein, translated as MSEGFGARSLHPSVLLLYYAGGITFGMLLFHPVILLCGWAAWLAVNARLDAGREWRKWSVPMLSALVVLIIVNPLISHRGRTVWFYWGDLPITMESVAYGVTMATSLLGLLTLFVSYRLLMTEHKFLYLFARISPKAALLAMMAAGMVPRLRRRMQELILVQKTRGITVTEGSLARRAHNGARLVGSLLSWSLEDALQTADSMQARGYGTGPRSAYPAFRFRSRDLCTMAGLLAAAAAIFVLWADGNGFLNIYPRLGSLALSPGDWGAAILYVIYILLPMGWERRDRKAWRLLNSGT; from the coding sequence ATGAGCGAAGGATTCGGCGCGCGCTCCCTGCATCCGTCGGTGTTGCTGCTCTACTATGCCGGAGGGATTACCTTCGGCATGTTGCTGTTTCATCCGGTTATTTTGCTGTGCGGCTGGGCGGCATGGCTGGCCGTGAACGCACGGCTGGACGCCGGGCGGGAATGGCGGAAATGGTCGGTCCCGATGCTCTCGGCCCTGGTCGTCTTGATCATCGTGAATCCGCTCATTTCCCACCGGGGCCGGACCGTATGGTTTTATTGGGGCGACCTGCCGATCACGATGGAGTCGGTCGCTTATGGCGTGACGATGGCAACGTCGCTCCTCGGTTTGCTGACCTTGTTCGTGTCGTACCGGTTACTCATGACTGAGCACAAATTCCTGTACCTCTTCGCCCGGATTTCTCCGAAGGCGGCCCTGCTCGCGATGATGGCGGCAGGGATGGTCCCGCGGCTCCGCAGACGGATGCAGGAGCTGATTCTCGTCCAGAAAACGAGGGGGATCACCGTTACGGAAGGCTCCCTCGCCCGCCGCGCGCACAATGGAGCCCGTTTGGTCGGCTCGCTTCTCTCCTGGTCGCTCGAGGATGCTCTGCAGACCGCGGATTCCATGCAGGCGCGCGGATACGGAACGGGGCCGAGAAGCGCCTACCCCGCTTTCCGGTTCCGGTCTCGCGATCTGTGTACGATGGCCGGCCTGCTGGCTGCCGCGGCCGCCATTTTTGTTTTGTGGGCGGATGGCAACGGCTTTTTGAACATTTATCCGAGATTGGGATCGTTGGCGCTGTCTCCGGGTGACTGGGGTGCCGCAATCCTGTACGTCATTTATATCTTGCTGCCGATGGGCTGGGAAAGGAGGGACCGCAAAGCGTGGCGATTATTGAACTCCGGGACGTAA
- a CDS encoding MDR family MFS transporter produces the protein MKATQSKGGMVVAGLLLAILTASMDNTIVSTAMGTIVGELGGLDKFVWVTSAYMVAEMAGMPIFGKLSDMYGRKRFFVFGMILFMLGSILCGTAGSIVELSIYRAIQGIGGGALVPIAFTIMFDALPPEQRGKLMGMFGAVFGMSSIFGPLLGAYLTDHLQWQWIFYINLPLGLISLLLVASSYKESPQHAKQRIDWAGAITLVGAVVCLMFGLELGGKFYAWDSLPIIGLFAGFAVLAVLFLIAESRAAEPIIAFRMFRSRLYASSNVIALLSGAGFIAASVYIPIYIQGVLGGTATNSGLVLLPMMLGTVVTATGGGIVMNRMSYRSIMISTLVLLVAGLALLSTLTADSSRLIVTLYMVLVGLGIGASFSVLTNAAIHTLSVRERGAGTATLNFLRSLGMTLGITIFGIVQSHSLTRKLTESFSGGDSAAALPPDLDLSDPHALLAQSTRAHIPAHALDTITSGLSSSIAQIFAWGLIPAALALVAAFAMSREKMDPQAESEAYAAAH, from the coding sequence ATGAAAGCAACGCAAAGCAAAGGCGGGATGGTCGTGGCCGGCCTCCTGCTCGCCATTCTGACGGCATCGATGGACAATACGATCGTCTCGACGGCCATGGGCACGATCGTCGGCGAGCTCGGGGGACTCGACAAGTTCGTCTGGGTCACCTCCGCCTACATGGTCGCCGAGATGGCGGGCATGCCGATCTTCGGCAAGCTTTCCGACATGTACGGCCGCAAACGCTTCTTCGTATTCGGCATGATCCTGTTCATGCTGGGTTCGATTCTGTGCGGAACCGCAGGCTCGATCGTCGAGCTGAGCATTTACCGCGCCATTCAAGGCATCGGCGGCGGCGCCCTCGTGCCGATCGCGTTCACGATCATGTTCGACGCCCTCCCGCCGGAACAGCGAGGCAAGCTTATGGGCATGTTCGGCGCCGTCTTCGGCATGTCGAGCATTTTCGGGCCACTGCTCGGGGCCTATCTGACCGACCATTTGCAGTGGCAGTGGATCTTCTACATTAACTTGCCGCTCGGGTTGATCTCGTTACTGCTCGTCGCAAGCTCGTATAAAGAATCGCCGCAGCACGCCAAGCAGCGTATCGACTGGGCGGGAGCGATCACCCTGGTCGGCGCGGTCGTCTGCCTCATGTTCGGGCTCGAGCTCGGCGGCAAGTTTTACGCTTGGGACTCCCTGCCGATCATCGGCCTGTTCGCCGGCTTCGCCGTCCTCGCCGTGCTGTTCCTGATCGCCGAGTCGCGCGCCGCCGAACCGATCATCGCTTTCCGCATGTTCCGCAGCCGGCTGTACGCGTCCAGCAACGTGATCGCCCTCCTGAGCGGGGCGGGCTTCATCGCGGCTTCGGTATATATCCCGATTTACATCCAAGGCGTGCTCGGCGGGACCGCCACGAACTCCGGCCTCGTGCTGCTGCCGATGATGCTGGGCACCGTGGTGACCGCCACCGGCGGCGGGATCGTGATGAACCGCATGTCCTACCGCTCGATCATGATTTCTACGCTCGTCCTGTTGGTCGCCGGACTGGCGCTGCTGTCGACCCTGACGGCGGATTCGTCCCGCCTCATCGTCACGCTGTATATGGTCCTCGTCGGCCTCGGCATCGGCGCCTCCTTCTCCGTGCTGACCAACGCCGCGATCCATACGCTGTCGGTTCGGGAACGGGGAGCCGGCACCGCGACGCTGAACTTCCTGCGCTCGCTGGGCATGACGCTCGGCATCACGATTTTCGGCATCGTGCAGAGCCATTCGCTGACGCGTAAGCTGACCGAGTCTTTCTCGGGCGGCGATTCGGCGGCCGCTTTGCCGCCGGACCTCGATCTCAGCGATCCGCATGCGCTGCTGGCTCAGTCGACGCGCGCTCACATACCGGCACACGCGCTGGATACGATCACGAGCGGACTGTCCTCCTCCATCGCGCAAATATTCGCGTGGGGACTTATCCCTGCCGCGCTGGCTTTGGTCGCCGCGTTCGCGATGAGCCGCGAGAAAATGGACCCGCAAGCGGAGTCGGAGGCTTACGCCGCCGCGCATTGA
- a CDS encoding ABC transporter ATP-binding protein, protein MIRRFLTYYRPYSRLFTLDFTCAVIVALLELGFPLAVQWMIDTLLPEGDWSAITWACVGLLSMYLVSMGLQFIVNYWGHMLGINIETDMRKQLFNHVQKLSFRFFDNTKTGQIMSRMTNDLFDIGEMAHHGPEDLFIAIMTFAGAFGIMFMVNWELSVITLVAVPVLAWLIVFFNARLNKAATQMFEKIADVNARIEDSISGIRVVKSFGNESYERKRFETNNRAFRAAKLRSYLTISFSSSGIYMLTRTISLLVLLCGAWFAYQGRLSYGELVGFLLYVNIFLRPIEKINALLEMYPKGMAGFRRFCELIDTEPDVKDAKDAIEVTRLRGDISFDNVTFGYENHTHVLKNIDLHIRAGETVALVGPSGAGKSTLCSLIPRFYEIDGGSVSIDGIDIRRMTQLSLRSQIGIVQQDVFLFNGTIRENITYGRLDATEEEVWEAARRAHLEAMLLALPDGLDTFIGERGLKLSGGQRQRLSIARIFLKNPPILILDEATSALDTETENAIQQALEELSKDRTTLIIAHRLATVRHADRIVVVTEDGIAEQGRHDELIAAGGVYSRLSSAQFGVAATR, encoded by the coding sequence TTGATCCGTCGTTTTCTCACCTATTACCGTCCTTATTCCCGCCTTTTTACGCTGGATTTCACATGCGCCGTCATCGTCGCGCTGCTGGAGCTCGGTTTTCCGCTTGCCGTACAATGGATGATCGATACGCTGCTGCCCGAAGGCGATTGGTCCGCGATTACGTGGGCGTGCGTCGGCCTCCTGTCGATGTACCTGGTCAGCATGGGGCTGCAGTTCATCGTCAACTATTGGGGCCATATGCTAGGCATCAACATCGAGACGGACATGCGCAAGCAACTGTTCAATCACGTACAGAAGCTGTCGTTCCGTTTTTTCGACAACACCAAAACGGGACAGATCATGTCGCGCATGACCAACGACCTGTTCGATATCGGCGAGATGGCGCACCACGGTCCGGAGGATCTGTTCATCGCGATCATGACGTTCGCGGGCGCTTTCGGCATCATGTTCATGGTCAACTGGGAGCTGTCCGTCATTACGCTGGTAGCGGTTCCCGTGCTGGCATGGCTGATCGTCTTCTTCAACGCCCGTTTGAACAAGGCCGCGACCCAGATGTTCGAGAAAATCGCCGACGTGAACGCCCGCATCGAAGACAGCATTTCCGGCATCCGCGTCGTCAAATCGTTCGGCAACGAGTCGTATGAGCGCAAGCGGTTCGAAACGAACAACCGCGCGTTCCGGGCGGCCAAGCTGAGGTCTTACTTGACCATTTCGTTCAGCTCCTCGGGCATTTACATGCTGACGCGCACGATTTCCCTGCTCGTGCTTCTGTGCGGGGCCTGGTTCGCTTACCAGGGCAGGCTTTCCTATGGGGAATTGGTCGGGTTCCTTCTGTACGTGAACATTTTCCTGAGGCCGATCGAGAAAATCAACGCGCTGCTCGAGATGTATCCGAAGGGGATGGCCGGCTTCCGCAGGTTCTGCGAGCTGATCGATACCGAGCCGGACGTCAAGGACGCCAAGGATGCGATCGAGGTTACGCGCCTGAGAGGCGATATCTCCTTCGATAACGTCACGTTCGGCTACGAGAATCACACGCACGTGCTCAAAAATATCGATCTTCATATCCGGGCCGGCGAGACGGTCGCGCTCGTCGGGCCTTCCGGGGCCGGCAAATCGACGCTGTGCAGCCTGATTCCGCGGTTCTACGAGATCGACGGAGGCAGCGTGTCCATCGACGGCATCGACATCCGCCGGATGACGCAGCTCTCCTTGCGCAGCCAGATCGGCATCGTGCAGCAGGACGTGTTCCTGTTCAACGGAACGATCCGCGAAAACATCACGTACGGACGCCTGGACGCGACCGAAGAGGAAGTGTGGGAGGCGGCGCGGCGCGCCCATCTCGAAGCGATGCTGCTGGCGCTTCCGGACGGCCTCGACACGTTTATCGGAGAACGCGGGCTCAAGCTGTCCGGAGGACAGCGTCAGCGCTTGTCCATCGCGAGGATTTTCCTCAAAAATCCTCCGATCCTCATTCTCGACGAGGCGACGTCGGCGCTCGACACGGAGACGGAAAACGCCATCCAGCAGGCGCTGGAGGAGCTTTCGAAGGACCGCACCACGCTGATCATCGCGCACCGGCTGGCGACGGTCCGCCACGCGGACCGGATCGTCGTCGTGACGGAGGACGGCATCGCCGAGCAAGGACGGCACGACGAACTGATCGCGGCAGGCGGCGTGTATTCGCGCCTCAGCTCCGCCCAGTTCGGAGTCGCCGCAACGCGGTAA